The Toxotes jaculatrix isolate fToxJac2 chromosome 6, fToxJac2.pri, whole genome shotgun sequence genomic interval CTCTGAATGTTAATTAATCTTATGTCAGCACACCCAGGTTGAGAGCGACTGTCCGAATCTACACTGATAGGGATGAGGGAGTTGTCAGTCGAGAGGAATGGCCCTCAGTGGATGTTCCTGTCCTCCACCGTCCTGTTTGGAGTCAACCACTGATCTAACATGACTGGATCTGTGACAGCTGTGAAGAGAATATGACATCCCCTCTCCAACTCCATTAATGTCACCCGAAGTTAGAGAGAAGAATGTAAAATCTATCCAAGTGTGATGCAGACTCATCCAGCTCAGGGTTGATAGGTGAAGGTTCGGCAGTGACTCACCAGCGGTGCGGAGGTCACAGGCCAAGGCTAGCTCCAGTCCACCTCCCAGGGCGACGCCATCCATGGCTGCGATGGTTGGCATGGGCAACAATGCTACAAAGGCATCACAACAAAGAGAGGGATGTTCACAACTCCTATTTAAAGTGAAACAAAGGTGAGACTAATCATTCAACTATCTGTCTATTCTCGTTCCTACCTATCTGAGTCATGAGGGAACGCAGGCCGTGAACAAACAGATCAGACTCAGTGTTGTTCATCAGAGCTCTCTCTTTCAGGTCTGCacctgtgtatatgtgtatacacATGGTTTAGACAGGCTTTGATCAAATATGTAGATGCCTGGCAGGTTTGAGATGTTTCAGCGGACACTCACCAGCACAGAAAACCTTCGGTACTAAGCTCCTGAAGATAACCACACGCACTGATGAGTCACTGGACAGAGTGGACACCAGCTCCCTCATCTGCACTCACAGGACACAGTGCCTCAGTCggtctggtgtgtgtgcatgtgtgtgtgtgtgtgcttgtgtgatgGAGAAGTCTGCTCACCTGTGACACAAACACGTGGCCCAGAGCGTTTCTTGCATTATGTCGGCACATCAACACCTCCACTATCcctgagaaaaaggaagaaacatgAAGAGACAGCTAGATaatcattttcactgttttggaTCAATTGACTGCTATTATTAATGATTTCACTGCTTCTTGTTTCCTTCTCTGTACACAGTTGTaagaaattgtttaaaattaCAGGTTATAGAACAGATTCCTAGTATTTATATTATATCCTGATGTCAAATAATTTACCCAGAGACAAGTTAACCCACCCCCGGTCATTTTAATAATATTCCAGAAATGCCATCACCTGTGGAAATATGACCTGTTCTTCAACAAGTAAGCAAGTGCAGACATTTGACAGGAGGTATATGCTTTATGCTTAAGATAAAAGGTGCCGGTCagtatttctttgtgtgttaaTAATGGTGGGTAACAATACGGTGCGTCCCTACCCTGGTCTCCCTCTTCTAGCCGCTTTAAATGCACCTCCACGGAATCTGCAGCCTCTGTGTGCTGCCTGCGGCTGTGTGCGCGACTGTACGCCGTTAAAGGGCGACCGTCGCCGGCCAGCATTCGCTCTCCGTCGCGGTGAATCGAATGGGCGGTTCGGTTGTGCGTTCCGCGCAGAAATGCAGCCATGCACCGCCACGATGAGCACCTCGGCCCGGCTACCCTGCGAAGGAGCGTTGTCATGCTGGCCGATCGTTTACAGTGCAGTTTCCAGAAGTGGGAAGACTGCTCAGCAAAGTTGTAGGACATTTACAGGAAGTTTAGAGCGGGTTTCTTCCTGTAAGAGGAGGGACTTGGTTGTTCCTATGTGCTGAGTGACAGACAGGTTCATACAAGGTTGTACACAACAATAATATTGAacccaaggggggagttgtaggtttcagcagtgaggatcacttccgcgttcaaaaagctgcagttcttcGGCTgacgctgggggctggctccagaagtgagcaattctccattgtccctcatgttaaaatagccaactttacagccatatatatttaaaattcttacattaaatttagttttaaaattctTACATCAAATTAGgccgtggttacgttgagtgacagccccatagacaggcactggcagttagctctttgctaaagcatcggcctcctacctccagcggttgacaggtgctgcagtgtccgtgtttgtttgccaatgtttggataggtttttgtgacaatatggcttgtagTGTAGACtatactaaccgaccgtcgaaggagtctgtgttgcagttttttcggtaagtaaatttctcactattttacctggatgtttgcactaattagcatgtattagcgtATTtagccgctggcttatgacttaattgctgctgatacagatagaggaccggagcagctaatgtcaggaacgctgttgcggtgtgttccgtgctctcagagtccgtttattgcgggaacaCTAGGCTACACTTTTATTTcgactcatttttctgtttaaaaagtccgacattgcatggacagagcagctccgtctgtaagcggctgctgctgtttgtgtgctactgtaactgtaagcagatagtgggtggaggcagcggtgaaagccggtaaatatttaataatataaacctctctatctgaaacagtcatgtttaaaacacagcagcaacattgtgatctctgttgtatgctgtgtgtcgcggttacgtGGGGTCGAggtagtcgggtcggactcggggactgtggatgtagctgcgtgtagctgccgcttagctgattagccttaggctagctcggttacTCCGAGCTAAGcagccgggttctcggccggctgacccgtagagtaaccgcgtCTTCgtcaaatatggaaagtacactcccactaaaatccaagatggcgcagctcaaatgcccatggtttggtcacaaacgtccatgttttatacagtctattgTTGAACCTGAAGTCTTGAAGTGACTTGACTGAAGTGATAGTATTTTTTATAAAAGGGGAAATTTTGAACTACTCAATCCCAGTCACTATTTCACTCAGCAAGACTCAAAGTGAAAATTTTGCATCtgtgaaagttttatttttacttcctCAGTctactcctcctctcctctacacacacacacacacacacaaacacacacactgtcctccagCCTGCTGCCCCTGTCTCTGGAGTGTCCAGTCCAGTCTTTGGCCAGACAAAGCAGGTTGTTGAGGTAAGGTTTTCCGTCAGGCTGCCCGTGTCTAGCCTGATCATGCATTATTGAGCAAGTCTTTACAGGTTATGCAATTACACAGTCAGACAGTGGGTCTGATAGCACAACAGTCTGGGACCcaggactgtgtttgtgtgtctctgtgcatgtgacCCAGACTATTTATGAAATATTACAAAGTTATTTGAGCTTTCATGTACTTCAGATTACATTTATATTGATCAGGTTACTTTCCCTCTGTCACAGCAAGCACATTTTTATTGTCCATTTTTATTGCTGCCTGGCTTTGTTTGCTCTCCTTAATGAATGTGGATACAAATGACTCTGGGCAGTGAATCATATTCATTTGTAAATGAGACGTGAATGTATCATTAGTGCAGCGTGTAGGTGGCTGTGTGTGCTCCAGGGCGTCGGGTCAGCAGGGTGGGCAGAATGAAGTGGATAAAGTGAAACCGAAACTATAACCATAACAGCACAGATGCACATTAATCACATTTTGCTCATGTAAATGTGACCTCTGATCAGAGAGTTAATGGATAgagtggagagaaagaagagaagaccCGACAGGTAAAATGAGAGAtgtgttaaatttaaatgttaagGTCTGTAGGTTCTGTTGCAGCGGAGTGAAATGTCAGATGGGGGATTTGGAGGGGAATAGGTTGATTAGATTTGATGTCTGGCAGGTGTGTAGTCCTCTTCTCATGTGTACGTGCCTTGAGATGGAAAACTGATGGTCGGTGGCACTCGCAGTTTGAGCGTGAGGGTTTGTGAGTGACAGGAAAttgagcctgttggactgtgaCTGGCACAGACAGTTTGTCCCTGGACTCCGGAGACTCAGGTTGGACACACGTCACAGCTGGAACACTGAGgactctgagacacacacacatagcccaAGGTTCCCGttaagaggaggagaggggctgTTTTCTCTGGAGTGTTTCGGGGAGACTAATGCACATCTTCTCCTTGCCTCTGCCCCTCTGTAAGCCCTGTCTATAGCAGCATCACCTGGCTTTAACTGGACAGATTCACATCTCCCTCTGTCAACAAACATCCTTGACATGGCAACCCTTACCTGATGCCAATCTTGCAGCATTTCCCCTCCAATCCTGCAGGGGTCAGCCTTGTATCAAAGAGTTGACTAGAGGACCGTGGACTCTGTCCTGTTGCTCTTCTGCTCCTTTTGCCCTCTAATGCAGTCACAACTTGTGTTATGGATGTGTGGACATTTGCTGGCTGTTTCCATGTTCGTGTGCCCTCAGACATGAGCTCTCTTCACCATCCTTGTTCAAAAGattcctctctccacctcctccatttccttcctcttcttttcctcccatCAGAGGAGGGAAGCGACGTGAACAAGAAGCAGAGCGCTGTGTAGACTGCAGCAGACCAGCCTCACTGTCATCAAAGCCCAGGGCTGAGACTGGGCAGGGAGGCCTGGTGATGGGGCACAAGGCCGGGCATGAGTCAGAGGGAGTGAGTGGCGTCCTGTTACTGTATGAGATGGAACAGTGATCCGCTCAGGGCGTGTACAGTGTTTTTGACCTTTGTGTCAGACGTTTTATCACACAGATATACTAAATACTAACACACACGGCTGTCCCTCGTAAGCTTAGTCTACATTCATGGGCTTTTCCTCCAAATTGCAAGGTGActaccttttaaaaaaaaatatcccccTGGCTGTTTTAACTTATGTAAGGAGCAAATTTACTTATGAAATCATAGAAGAAAACAACAGTTGTGCGACACTGCCatgtttgttgtcatttgtgtgtgtgtgtgtgtgtgtgcatgcatgcatgctcgTGAGTGTGTATGAAGGGGTAGGACTTGGGTGGCTGCCATTATGTGAGCACATTAACTCcatgaaaatgaacagaggCAGGGTTCAGTGGATTAATTCGCGTCTGTTGATGCTGCAGAACAAAATGCACATATGGAATCTGTGACACTTGCTAATACTCATCTATCACTCATTAATACTATATGTAAAAATTTCAAACATATTAAAGAGTGAGTCTGCCAATATTCTATATATTCCATATTGTTTTCTATAGTCCATTCCTCTGTGTGATAAACCTCTATTGTTGACCAACAACtatgaaaaacacatcagtgccaCACTGTTGCAGAGAGTGACATGCTCCTTTATTACGATTGTTAAGGACTgtttaaggacattttttttagctttcttCAAAAatgaatgtgcaaaaaaatTCATGATTCATTCATACAGATTTAAATCTTCAGTAGGGATGGTTTGGTTTGAGGTTTAGAGCCACAGAGAGGGTAGAAAAGTCAAGAGTATTAAGGGGTGGATGAACACTTTGTTAGTTTCGGTCTTTTCATGGCATTTGTTTGACCACAAAAATATAGGAACTGACACTGATCAGATAGGCTCATTTTGCCCCAGGCTGCTTTGGCCTCAGTCAAGCTTTTCCTCAACAGTGATGCATCAGACATCATGTATTCTCCACACACAGCACTTCACACACTTCACTTCACACCTGTATTTGACCAAGTTCagatcagtctttttttttaataacaataCAGAGACAGTatagacaataaataaaatgtaaaatttacatgctgtctctttacattttactttttccaTCCCCAgtgcccacacacacccacacacctacacacagac includes:
- the echdc2 gene encoding enoyl-CoA hydratase domain-containing protein 2, mitochondrial, which gives rise to MSYNFAEQSSHFWKLHCKRSASMTTLLRRVAGPRCSSWRCMAAFLRGTHNRTAHSIHRDGERMLAGDGRPLTAYSRAHSRRQHTEAADSVEVHLKRLEEGDQGIVEVLMCRHNARNALGHVFVSQMRELVSTLSSDSSVRVVIFRSLVPKVFCAGADLKERALMNNTESDLFVHGLRSLMTQIALLPMPTIAAMDGVALGGGLELALACDLRTAAYSAQMGLIETTRGLLPGAGGSQRLPRMVGITLAKELIFTGKRVGGQTALEMGLVNRAVEQNQTGDAAYREALSLAREILPQAPIAVRMAKEAMNRGVEVDIGSAMAIERMCYARVIPTRDRKEGMAAFIEKRPPRYTGE